From the Neobacillus sp. PS3-34 genome, the window TTATCCATTTTGCAACTTCCTCATTAAAGCTCCGAGTTTGCATATCGCAAATACCTGCAGCTGCATTTATAGAAGCGATCACACTAATCAAACGAACGCTTCCTTTGTCGTCATTCAATGAATATGGCTGTAAATTTTCTGAAAGTGCAAGGAAATCAGAATCTATGTCTCCAACTTTTAATTCTTGACTGATAAGAGTTACAGGTTTCCCACCAAATGTAATGGTATTTTTCCTTTCAATTGGCATACCTAATACCCTCAATCTTTATCTAATTTTGTTAAATCGTGTACTTTATTTAATGTGTTATTCTTCGAAAAACAAAAAGTCGGATATCAACTTAAACAGGATGATATCCGACTTCAACTATTTGGAGCGTTTACCGTAACCGAATAAAGAGTTTAATTTCTCGATGGCTTCTTGAGTTGTCCAAACACCACTTGAAACGAATCCAAAGTTTACAATTCCTGCATTGAATGCATCTTTACCAGGAGCAGCTGTTGCATCACTCACGATATAAACGTCGAAGCCTTGTTCTACTAATTCACGCATATGGGAGTCAACACATAGGTTTGCATTCATTCCTCCAATAATAACCGTGTTAATGCCACGTTTACGAAGTTGTAAAACTAAATCAGAACCTCCGCCTTAATTTTAAAAGAACCTTTATACTTGAAAATTTTAAAAATTAACATCTACATCTTTGGGTGAATCATATCATTTCACAGTAACTTTACCTTGAACTTCAATTTTAACATCTGCTTTTTTCAATATATTTCCTACATCGCACCCTTTATCTGCTGCTTCTATCGCTCTTTGTGCAGATTGAATTTGTTCTTCTGGAGCGCCAGCAGATAAAACGATGTGAGGATAATGGATAATTTTAAACTCATTATCAGATATACTTGCCTCAGAGTTCACTGTAAGTTCCGCCACAGGAAGTTTTCTGCTTTCAAGCACAAATGTTAGTGTTGCTGCATAACAAGTTGTTACAGAAGCAACGAGAACCTCTTTTGGATTTGCTCCGTTACCACTACCACCTAATGATGTTGGAATAGCGATTTTTGTATCCAGATACTCCGCTTTAAGGGTTCCATTCCCTGTTACCCCACCATCCCAAATAGCATTCACTTTTATTTTCATATCAGCCATAATTAACACTCCTTCAAATAAATTAACTGCATAAATATCTTGCCTATTCTCGTACATTTTTACTCTATGGTTATCGCAAACACTTCGTTAAAAAACAAGAAGAACATTTTTTACATTTTAATTAGTACCTACCGTTCGGTACGAGTGGGTGTTTAACACACTCTATAAAAAGTTGGCAAGTAAACAGGTTATATTTCTTAAAAACCTTGCAATGTTAACAAATCACATAGTTGATATTGACCGAAATTTGAATGTTTTCTGAATCTTTAATCCTAACTTTCATCCCATGATCATTTTTTCTATGTTGTTAATGATTTTTTCACAAAAATTAGAGCTAAGAGCTGAGTGTATAATATGGAAAAAAACTCAAAAAATAAGAGTGACATTGTACATAATTACAATAATTTAGGGTTATTTGGTGAAAAGTTACTTCAACTATTGGCTGGTTTGCTGAATAAGTAAAAATCCTCCCTATCCATTCAGGACTTTTGATCAGACTTTCAAAATTATCGAACTTTACTTCAAAGCCAAAAGGTTCCTATATTCCCAAAGAAATCTATTATAGTTTGTTTAAGAATTCTTTCACTGCTTCTGCAGTTTTGGCGTTCGCACTATGCAAATGCGCAAGCTTTTCACCGTTTTTAAAAACTAATAAAGGTGGAATTCCCATAACACTTTGTTTATCGGAAATTTCTGAAAACTCATCGCGGTCAATTTTAAACCATTGTTTGTCCTGATGCTCTTCATACCCTACCCATTCACCCCCTCCAGATATAAATAAAACCTTGATTTTTCTCTTAACATAGAAAAATCAAGGTTTTCACTTTCAGATAGATCCCTAATTATATAATATCTGAGCGATGTCGGCAGTACTCTGGTAAGACCTCTTTAGAACAGAAGAGCATTTACCACCCTTTATTTGCAACAAAAACTGGAACGCTCCCTCAATTTACACTGAACGAATGGTAATTTCATTGACATTCATATATTCAGGTTGGGTAATTGCATAGACAACAGCCTTTGCAATATCAACTGCATCATGTATTTTACGATCATTCCAGTCGTAATTGTTGTTCAAGTCTGTATCTACCATCCCTGGTGATATATTCGTTATTCTTACACCTGTTTTGGCAAGTTCCTTTTCTAATCCCATGGAAATAGCCCGAACAGCGTACTTTGTAGCACTATAGACGGTACTTGTTTTTGAAACTTCAAGTCCAGCAACCGAAGCAATATTAATAATATGGCCTGTTGAGCGGCTCAGCATAGATGGCAATACAGCATGAATGCCATAAAGCACACCTTTAATATTTACATCAATCGTTTGCTCCCTCCACGGCTATTTCCTTAGCAATAGTAGCCCCTATTCCAGTGCTGGACCAGTGATGATCACTGTTTTTCCTTGTAGTCTGTTCATGACAATTTCCTCCTTTAAATCTTAACTTTTTCATTTAATAAATTGTTCTGCGATTAGTCGATATGATTGATGCTTATCCTTTGATGAATAAGTGATAGTTACAATCATGATTTCATCTGCTAATACATGAGATTGAATTTCTAATATTTTACTTTTCACCTCATTAGGAGTACCTATAATCATTTTCTTTTTTATTCTTTCAATAGACTTTTGATTACGGAGATTTAATAGAATTTTTTTCGCCTCATCAACAGAAGGAACTCCTTTGTTTCCTTCCATACTCTCATTTTGTAGTTTCCAAACAATTGAACTTAAAGCAATTTCTTCTGCTTTTTGAGTAGTTTCTGCACATATTACTGATAAAGCCATAATGACGTATGGTTTTTGTCCTTTTTTTCTTGGTTGAAATGACTGACGATATTGTTGGACGATTTCTGCTCCGTTTTCATCACTCATAAATTGTCCGAAACTATAGGCTAAACCGTTTTCCGCCGCAAAATTTCCACTTTTTCTACTTGTACCTAACATCCATAGATCAGGACTAATTTGAGGTAACGGAGAAGCCTCTAATACGGTCCCTTCATTATCTATGTATTTAATTAATTCATTTACTAAATCAGGCATTTTATAGACATGTTGCAAATAGTTATCCGATAATGCATTTGATGCTTCAGCAGGACCACCCGGTGCCCTTCCAATCCCTACATCAATTCGATTAGGAAATAGAGTGGATAACATGTGATAGGTTTCTGCTACTTTATACGGCTTATAGTATGGCAATAAAACTGCTCCAGAGCCAATTCGTATATTTTTTGTATTTGCCCCAATATACCCTAACATTACCTCGGGCGCGGAGCATGCAAGCCCTGGCATTGCATGATGTTCAGCAATCCAATAACGTGAATATCCTAATGTCTCCCCTATGCGTGCGAGATTCATTGATTCCTGTAATGCTTCATTTGCCGTTTGATTAGTTGAAATGGGAGACTGATCTAAAATGCTTAATTTCATAAGATGAAAATCCCCTTTTCTATTATTCCGCTTCTTTCAAAGTCAGTTTATATTCACCAATTTGCCCTTTTCCGTATAGATTCGTAATTGATGTTGAATATTCTTGAATCGTTCCGCGGAACTCAAGATGTCTCTCGGGTACGATTACATCAAATGTTCCTTTGTAAAGTAACGTTGCTATGTCATGGTAGTCGTCACTTGTAACATTAAAAGTTAACGATATCTGAGTTTTACCTTCTATCTTTTTTTCATCATATTGTGTGATTTTAATTTTAGTATCATTTAGTTGGATTTCTGTAACCATTTCATCATCGTCCCTTTCTAAAAAATAACACATTCCTTATACATTTAACGTACTCTAACATAGAAATGACGCCGTACGATATGATTTTTCTAGAATATCGTGACGAACGTAAACTTTCTACGTTCGTCACAACCATGTAAAAAGTTAATCAACCGTTAATACTCCCGTTAGCTGTATTTTCAAGAATGTAACCAACTTACTTGTGACCCGCGCTTTTATTGAATTTGGTTTAGCGTAATCGATCAGGCATCATAATACTCAGGAAATCTACAATCCCATTCCCTATCATGAGTTCTTCTCTATCTTGATCAACTAGTACTCTTTTGATCGTATCATCTTTTCCCTCCAGCACTTTACTTGTCCAATGAGGGTCAATGATGAGAGAGCGCCCTACGGCCACTATTTCAGCGTTTGTCAATGTATCTTCTGCATCCTGTTTAGTACGAATATCACCAACACCAATTAAAGGTACACGTCCATTTATTTTCTCATGAACATATTGCATAATAGATTTTTCTTTATAATCTTCAGATACAGATACTCGCTTAAAGTCACCCAATGATATATGCAAATAGTCTAACTTTTTATCAGCTAATTTATCAACAAGATAAAGGGTATCTGACATTTTTATTCCAGGTTCTTCATATTCTTCTGGAGATAAACGATATCCCAAAATAAAATCTTGAACATTTGAATTATCCACGACCTCAGTAACAGCATCAACTAATTGGTTAATGAAATTATATCGTTTCTCTAAACTTCCTCCCCATTGGTCCTCACGACGGTTTTAGTGTGGAGAGAAAAATTGTTGGATTATATAGGTGTTTGCTCCATGAATTTCTACCCCATCAAATCCAGCTTTAATTGCACGTTCAGTCGCTTTTTTAAAGTCTTCGATTAAGTCGAATATTTCATCTTCTGTTAACGCTCTTGGAATTTCTGCATTCGGACGTTCGGCAGCGATGGCACTGGCAGAAACCGGTTGTACACCAGATAGCTTTTTCTAGCTCTAAATCATGTACCGCAAAATGTGCGATAAGGGCGATTTGATGGCTCAGGCGTTGTACAGTATTCATCTTGTTCAGGAAGATAAGCGTATGGTTTTGAAAGAACTTCAAGAAGCTTCTCCATCACACTATAGTTTCCCTGTTCTACGGCAGCTTCCAGTGCGGCCTCTACTCGGTGGTTCCTAGGGATGATTGCAGGATTGCTGTTTCGCATCAACTGGTGGGAGGATTCTGTCGATTCCTCCTGCCTTTCTTGTCTCGCCTTCCACTTTTCATACCATTGAGTAAATTCCTCTTTACCGAACAATGCCGTATCCTCCGGTTTAGCCATCGTTAAGGCACGGAAGGTATTCGTATAGTCCGCACCATGTTTTTGCATCAAACTAAGGAGTTCTTCAATAAGGGAATCATCCTCTGTTTCTTCGTTAAAAATCCCCAGTTTTGCTCTCATTCCCGCGAGCCAGTGACGACGATACAGCTCCATATAACCTGAAATTTCATGCTGGGCTATTTTGACAGCCTCCTCCTGATTATCATGCAGGAGGGGCAATAGGGTTTCAGCAAATCTAGAGAGATTCCACCCTCCAATATTCGGCTGATTGCCATAGGCATAGCGGCCTGAACATCAATGGAACTGAACACCGTTGCCGGATCATAGGCATCCATAAAAGCACACGGGCCATAATCGATGGTTTCTCCACTTATGGTCATATTGTCGGTGTTCATCACCCCGTGAATAAAGCCAACCAGCTGCCATTTGGCAATCAGGGCTGCCTGTCGCTTGATCACTTTTTGAAGCAATGAACGATATCGATTTTCATCGTGTTTAATGTCTGGATAATGGCGCTTAATTGTATAGTCAGCCAACGTCCGAAGGTCTTCCTCAGTGCCCGCTCCTGCTGCGAATTGAAAGGTTCCAACACGGATGTGGCTGGCAGCTACGCGGGTTAAAATGGCACCGGGCAGTTCGGTTTCGCGGAAAACTGGCTCACCAGTTGTCACCACAGCCAGACTGCGGGTAGTAGGAATACCAAGCGCATACATGGCTTCACTAATGATGTATTCGCGCAGCATCGGTCCAAGTGCCGCCCGGCCATCCCCACCTCGGGAGTATCTCGTTCTGCCTGAGCCCTTGAGCTGGATATCAAACCGTTCACCTGTCGGGGTGATCTGTTCGCCAAGCAGCAAAGCACGCCCGTCCCCTAACATGTTTAAATGTCCGAATTGATGCCCGGCATATGCTTGAGCAATAGGCACAGCGCCTTCTGGAATCCAGTTGCCTGCAAATACTTCGGCGCCAGCTTTGCTTTGAAGAGCCTCGGCGTTCAACCCCAGGTTTTCCGCCACCGGTTTATTTAAAATGATTAACTCTGGTGACTGTACAGGGTTCGTGTTCTGACTGGTGAAAAATAGCTCTGGTAAACGGGCATAGCTATTGTCTAAGTTCCATCCAGATTCTTTAATTTCTTTTGCCATCGTATCTCCTTCCCTTCTTTTGTCTTTGTATTTTTTATAACTTGGACTCATTTTTATGTACTTTTTTAATTTCAACTTAATGCATCACTTTTTAATGTCGGCTTCTTCCAATTTATTATACCCTTTCCTCAAATAGATGGCGCTCTTTTAGCTTGTACTGTCTTCTAAAATAAAAAAGCGCATCTCCATATTT encodes:
- a CDS encoding LLM class flavin-dependent oxidoreductase translates to MKLSILDQSPISTNQTANEALQESMNLARIGETLGYSRYWIAEHHAMPGLACSAPEVMLGYIGANTKNIRIGSGAVLLPYYKPYKVAETYHMLSTLFPNRIDVGIGRAPGGPAEASNALSDNYLQHVYKMPDLVNELIKYIDNEGTVLEASPLPQISPDLWMLGTSRKSGNFAAENGLAYSFGQFMSDENGAEIVQQYRQSFQPRKKGQKPYVIMALSVICAETTQKAEEIALSSIVWKLQNESMEGNKGVPSVDEAKKILLNLRNQKSIERIKKKMIIGTPNEVKSKILEIQSHVLADEIMIVTITYSSKDKHQSYRLIAEQFIK
- a CDS encoding OsmC family protein produces the protein MADMKIKVNAIWDGGVTGNGTLKAEYLDTKIAIPTSLGGSGNGANPKEVLVASVTTCYAATLTFVLESRKLPVAELTVNSEASISDNEFKIIHYPHIVLSAGAPEEQIQSAQRAIEAADKGCDVGNILKKADVKIEVQGKVTVK
- a CDS encoding DUF3219 family protein; amino-acid sequence: MVTEIQLNDTKIKITQYDEKKIEGKTQISLTFNVTSDDYHDIATLLYKGTFDVIVPERHLEFRGTIQEYSTSITNLYGKGQIGEYKLTLKEAE